CGCGTGCGCCTCGCCCGCATCACCGACGACTTCTGGCGGGTCGACATGGTCTACGGCTACATGGAGAGCCCGAACGTGCCCAAGGGGCTGGCGATGCTGCGCAAGCAGGGCTTCAAGTTCGACATCATGTCGACCTCGTTCTTCCTGTCGCGCCGCTCGATCAAGCCCTCTCCCCAGTCGGGAATGCCGATCTGGCAGGACAATCTCTTCATCGGCCTGACCAAGAGCGCGACCGACGCGACGAACTTTTTCCAGATCCCGACCGGCCGCGTCGTCGAGGTCGGCACGCAGGTCACGGTCTGAGCAAACGCGGCTGTCATTCCGGAGCAAGCGCGCAGCGCTTGAGCCCGGAACCCAGAACCGGCGGAGCTTGTTCGGAAGAGCTCCCCGAGCCCGTAAGCTCATGCGATATCAGACGTCGGTTCTGGGTCCCGGGCTCGGCCCTTGCAGGCCGCCCCGGAAAGACAGCGCGATTCCTGTCGAGCCCTACAGTCTCTAGTCCAGCCGCGCCGAGGCCGCCTCTTCCGGCACATGCCGCACCCGCTCGCGATAGAGCAGGTAGAGCCCGGAGGCGATGACGATGCCGGCGCCGGCGAAGGTCCAGCCGTCCGGCAGCTGGCCGAAGACGAACCAGCCGAGCAGCACCATCCAGACGATCTGCGAGTAGATGAAAGGCGCGAGCACGGTCGCCGGCGCCAGCCTGTGCGCGAGGATCAGGAGCCAGTGGCCGAAGCCGCCGAGCACGCCGACAAGGATCATCAGAAGCCAGGGCAGCAGGCCCTGCGGCGTCTCCCAGATCCAGGGCAGCAGCGGGATGGTGGCGAGCGTTCCGGCGGCGCCGGAATAGATCATCGTCGTTTCCGATGAATCATGGCCCGAGAGCATGCGCGTCGACAGCGCGTAGAAGGCGAAGCAGAAGCAGCCGAGCACGCTGAGCAGCGCCGCCGGATGCATGCCGCCGATGCCCGGCCGCGTCACCACCAGCACGCCGATGAAGCCGACGGCGATCGCCGCCAGCCGGCGCGGTCCCGGCCATTCCCCGAGCAGCGGCCCGGAGACCAGCGCCACCAGCAGCGGCGCCGCGAACATGATCGAGATCGTCTCGGCGAGCTGGAGATAGCGCAGCGCCACGAAATTGAGCGCCGTCGAGCCGAGCAGCAGCAGCGAGCGCCCCCATTGCAGC
Above is a genomic segment from Bosea sp. NBC_00550 containing:
- a CDS encoding DMT family transporter, producing the protein MAIGLMGVAVLLFSMLDASAKWLGQSMNPLQVVFARYAGSMILVLALINPWSHPGVLRTKRPWLQWGRSLLLLGSTALNFVALRYLQLAETISIMFAAPLLVALVSGPLLGEWPGPRRLAAIAVGFIGVLVVTRPGIGGMHPAALLSVLGCFCFAFYALSTRMLSGHDSSETTMIYSGAAGTLATIPLLPWIWETPQGLLPWLLMILVGVLGGFGHWLLILAHRLAPATVLAPFIYSQIVWMVLLGWFVFGQLPDGWTFAGAGIVIASGLYLLYRERVRHVPEEAASARLD